The Brachyspira hyodysenteriae ATCC 27164 genome includes a window with the following:
- the bioA gene encoding adenosylmethionine--8-amino-7-oxononanoate transaminase yields MTLEEKDLKYIWHPCSQMKDYEELPPIIIDRGKGIYLYDKDGKEYIDIVSSWWCNLLGHCNEKINANIKAQLDRLEHVIFANFSHEGAIKLCEELIKIIPNGLTKFNFSDNGSSSVEAALKMAFQYQHQTGNTKKIKFMCFTDGYHGETIGALSVGSLDLYAKIYKPMLMDTIHIEAPDCYRCKYCQNRETCKCECFEDAEKKFEEYGEETCAVIVEPLLQASAGMRIYPPLYLKKLRELCDKYNVVFIVDEIATNFGRTGKMFACDHANISPDIMCISKGLTGGYMPMAITITTDKIYDAFYADYNEGKAFMHSHTYSGNPLGCSAALAVQKVLREDDIINKAQVRAKYLNNKLKEKLLDHKNIGEIRNIGLINAMELVTDKNTKEGFDSKLRMGYQIYKKALQRGLLLRPLGNVIYFNPPLIINEDEIDKAVDLCVSSINDILK; encoded by the coding sequence ATGACATTAGAAGAAAAAGATTTAAAATATATTTGGCATCCTTGCTCGCAGATGAAAGATTATGAAGAACTTCCTCCAATCATTATAGACAGAGGAAAAGGAATTTATTTATACGATAAAGACGGAAAAGAGTATATTGATATTGTAAGTTCTTGGTGGTGCAATTTACTTGGGCATTGCAATGAAAAAATAAATGCAAATATCAAAGCACAGCTTGACAGATTAGAGCATGTAATATTTGCAAACTTCTCTCATGAAGGAGCTATTAAATTATGCGAAGAGCTTATAAAAATAATTCCTAATGGACTTACTAAATTCAATTTTTCTGATAATGGTTCTTCATCTGTAGAAGCTGCATTAAAAATGGCTTTTCAATATCAGCATCAAACAGGCAACACTAAAAAAATAAAATTTATGTGCTTTACTGACGGTTATCATGGTGAAACTATCGGTGCATTATCCGTTGGAAGCTTGGACTTATATGCAAAAATATACAAGCCTATGTTAATGGATACTATACATATAGAAGCACCAGATTGTTATAGATGCAAATACTGCCAAAACAGAGAAACTTGCAAATGCGAATGTTTTGAAGATGCTGAAAAAAAGTTTGAAGAATACGGAGAAGAAACTTGTGCCGTTATAGTAGAACCTTTACTTCAGGCTTCTGCTGGAATGAGAATATATCCTCCCCTATACTTGAAAAAATTAAGAGAGCTTTGCGATAAATACAATGTAGTTTTTATAGTTGATGAGATAGCTACAAATTTTGGACGCACAGGAAAAATGTTTGCATGCGATCATGCTAATATAAGCCCAGATATAATGTGTATTTCAAAAGGCTTAACAGGCGGATACATGCCTATGGCAATAACAATAACCACCGACAAAATATACGATGCATTTTATGCTGACTATAATGAAGGAAAAGCTTTCATGCATAGTCATACTTACAGCGGAAATCCTCTTGGCTGTTCTGCTGCTTTGGCTGTACAAAAAGTTTTAAGGGAGGATGATATTATAAATAAGGCACAAGTAAGAGCAAAATATTTAAATAATAAATTAAAAGAAAAATTACTTGATCATAAAAATATAGGAGAGATTAGAAATATAGGGCTTATCAATGCTATGGAATTAGTCACTGATAAAAATACAAAAGAAGGATTTGACTCTAAACTTAGAATGGGTTATCAAATATATAAAAAGGCACTTCAAAGAGGACTTCTATTAAGACCTTTGGGAAATGTAATTTATTTTAATCCGCCTTTAATTATAAATGAAGATGAAATAGATAAGGCTGTTGATTTATGTGTATCTTCTATAAATGATATACTGAAATGA
- the bioD gene encoding dethiobiotin synthase, with amino-acid sequence MAKAIFITATGTDIGKTYVSGLIAKHMKDKGLNIGYYKAALSGSLDITDSDAWYVKQQADLLDSYDEMVSYTYKHAYSPHLAAQIEGNPPDIKVIKNAYENINKKHDYMIVEGSGGIICPIRYDNNQKIFLEDIIKELNIPSLIIADAGLGTINSAVLTIEYMRSKNLKVNGVILNRFEMANEMHDDNKKMIEEMTGVKIIGIVIDGILKLDEKNIETLFE; translated from the coding sequence ATGGCTAAGGCTATTTTTATAACAGCAACAGGTACTGATATAGGTAAAACTTATGTATCAGGATTAATTGCAAAACATATGAAAGATAAAGGATTGAATATCGGATACTATAAAGCAGCATTAAGCGGAAGTCTTGACATAACAGACAGCGATGCTTGGTATGTAAAACAGCAAGCCGATTTATTAGATTCTTATGATGAAATGGTGTCATACACTTACAAGCATGCCTATTCCCCTCATTTGGCAGCACAAATTGAGGGGAATCCTCCGGATATAAAGGTTATAAAAAATGCTTATGAAAATATAAATAAAAAACATGATTATATGATAGTGGAAGGAAGCGGCGGTATAATATGCCCTATTCGTTATGATAATAATCAAAAAATATTTTTAGAAGATATCATAAAAGAATTAAATATACCTTCTCTTATAATAGCAGATGCAGGACTTGGAACAATTAATTCTGCTGTTCTAACTATAGAATATATGAGAAGTAAAAATCTAAAAGTTAATGGTGTGATATTAAATAGATTTGAAATGGCAAATGAAATGCATGATGATAATAAAAAAATGATAGAGGAGATGACGGGAGTAAAAATTATAGGCATTGTTATAGACGGTATTTTAAAACTAGATGAAAAAAATATAGAAACTCTATTTGAATAG
- the bioB gene encoding biotin synthase BioB: MSNIDLIIKKEISLDELREKIIKGYDITKEEAMKLVEAPLEDLCSVANGIRKYFCSNTFDMCSIINAKSGKCSENCKFCAQSSHYDTKCDEYDILDKEKILEQGKSDFNKGVLRYSIVTSGRALYGKEIDEVYDAIETLNKETDGYICASLGLLDEEGFNKMKNAELKRVHNNLEASRNFFSKVCTTHTYDDKINAIKAAQKAGMVVCSGGIMGMGETWEDRIDMAIELRELGIMSIPVNMLNPIASTPFENIEPLTEDDMRRIVAIYRFINPRAFIRLAGGRGLMKDKGKSCFLSGANAAITGDMLTTAGISIETDKKMVEELGYKIELKED, translated from the coding sequence ATGAGCAATATAGATTTAATTATAAAAAAAGAAATATCATTAGATGAATTAAGAGAGAAAATAATAAAAGGTTATGATATAACAAAAGAAGAAGCCATGAAATTGGTAGAAGCACCATTAGAAGATTTATGCTCTGTGGCTAATGGAATAAGAAAATATTTCTGCTCTAATACATTCGATATGTGTTCAATAATCAATGCTAAAAGCGGAAAATGCTCAGAAAACTGTAAATTCTGTGCACAGTCATCTCATTATGATACAAAATGCGATGAATATGATATTCTAGATAAAGAAAAAATATTAGAACAAGGAAAAAGCGATTTTAATAAAGGTGTTTTAAGATACTCTATAGTAACATCAGGAAGAGCTTTATATGGAAAAGAGATTGATGAAGTTTATGATGCAATAGAAACACTTAATAAAGAGACTGACGGATATATATGTGCATCTCTAGGCTTACTTGATGAGGAAGGATTCAACAAAATGAAGAATGCCGAACTTAAAAGAGTTCATAACAATTTAGAAGCTTCAAGAAATTTCTTTAGTAAAGTATGCACTACTCATACTTATGATGATAAAATCAATGCTATAAAAGCAGCACAAAAAGCTGGAATGGTGGTATGCAGCGGCGGTATTATGGGAATGGGCGAAACTTGGGAAGACAGGATTGATATGGCAATAGAGCTTAGAGAGCTTGGCATAATGTCAATACCTGTTAATATGCTTAATCCTATAGCAAGCACTCCTTTTGAAAATATTGAACCTCTTACTGAAGATGATATGAGAAGAATTGTTGCAATATACAGATTCATTAATCCTAGAGCATTCATAAGACTTGCAGGCGGAAGAGGACTTATGAAAGATAAAGGAAAATCATGCTTTTTATCCGGAGCTAATGCAGCTATAACAGGCGATATGCTCACAACTGCAGGCATTTCAATAGAAACAGATAAAAAAATGGTTGAAGAATTAGGATATAAAATAGAGTTAAAAGAAGACTAA
- a CDS encoding biotin--[acetyl-CoA-carboxylase] ligase: protein MGKNLKENIISILESNKGLFISGEKLANDLNVSRAAVWKVIKSLKNEGYDILSVSNKGYALSKETDMLSSKIIKDNMPKYRDKFSLVIYKTVESTNIVARGMAMNGADSGTVVIAEEQTSGYGRNGKSFFSPYGTGIYMSIILNLKKEKKIFNSSFITTAAAMAVSKSIEEISNENTQIKWVNDVFINDKKVCGILTEGAFSFEDGKLDYAVIGIGINVNFPKNGFPEEINNIAVSINKIQNNRDIRNILIAKILERMYEYYFNNVAFYEEYRKRSFLIGRKVSLNIDNEEHIVKVLDIDKTFALVAEFQDGKIDRIVSGSVNHRVS, encoded by the coding sequence ATGGGAAAAAATTTAAAAGAAAATATAATATCAATACTAGAATCAAATAAGGGCTTATTCATATCAGGCGAAAAACTAGCAAATGATTTGAATGTAAGCAGGGCTGCCGTTTGGAAAGTTATAAAATCTTTGAAAAATGAAGGTTATGATATTCTTTCTGTATCAAATAAAGGCTATGCTCTATCAAAAGAAACAGACATGTTATCATCAAAAATAATAAAAGATAATATGCCCAAATATAGAGATAAATTCAGCCTTGTAATATATAAAACTGTAGAATCTACAAATATTGTAGCAAGAGGCATGGCAATGAACGGAGCTGACAGCGGAACCGTAGTAATTGCAGAAGAACAAACAAGCGGATACGGAAGAAACGGAAAATCTTTTTTCTCGCCTTATGGTACAGGCATATATATGAGCATTATACTCAATCTAAAAAAAGAGAAAAAGATTTTTAATAGTTCATTCATCACTACTGCTGCCGCTATGGCTGTGTCAAAATCTATAGAAGAAATTTCAAATGAAAATACACAGATTAAATGGGTTAATGATGTATTTATAAATGATAAAAAAGTATGCGGAATACTTACAGAAGGAGCTTTCAGTTTTGAAGACGGTAAATTGGATTATGCTGTTATAGGAATAGGTATAAATGTTAATTTCCCTAAAAATGGTTTTCCTGAAGAAATTAATAATATAGCTGTTTCAATAAATAAAATACAAAATAACAGAGATATAAGAAATATTTTAATAGCTAAGATATTAGAAAGAATGTATGAATACTATTTTAATAATGTGGCATTCTATGAAGAATACAGAAAACGTTCTTTTTTAATAGGAAGAAAAGTTTCGCTTAATATAGACAATGAAGAGCATATAGTAAAAGTATTGGATATAGATAAAACCTTTGCTCTTGTAGCGGAATTTCAGGACGGTAAAATTGATAGAATAGTTTCAGGGAGTGTAAATCATAGAGTATCATAA
- a CDS encoding Hsp20/alpha crystallin family protein: MTKRLFFPALHTMLDDFRSFDEAFGNLYNNDEVRKLSHYNIEEDDKSYIIEMDMPGVRKEDLEIGIKENVLSIYAERKRVNKQKLIEAPAENSENKENDNEVVVSKYEQSFNISTKGIDVENIEANLTDGVLKIVLPKKEEVKYEKKINIG, from the coding sequence ATGACTAAAAGATTATTTTTCCCAGCTTTACATACTATGTTAGATGATTTTAGAAGTTTTGACGAGGCATTCGGCAATTTATATAACAATGATGAGGTTAGAAAATTATCTCATTACAATATAGAAGAAGATGATAAAAGTTACATTATAGAAATGGATATGCCGGGTGTAAGAAAAGAAGATTTAGAAATAGGTATAAAAGAAAATGTACTTTCTATATATGCTGAAAGAAAGAGAGTTAATAAACAAAAACTTATTGAAGCTCCAGCAGAAAATAGCGAGAACAAAGAAAATGATAATGAAGTGGTTGTTTCTAAATATGAACAAAGCTTTAATATCAGCACAAAAGGAATAGATGTTGAGAACATTGAAGCTAATTTGACAGACGGGGTTTTAAAAATAGTTCTTCCTAAAAAAGAGGAAGTAAAATATGAGAAAAAAATTAATATAGGTTAA
- a CDS encoding Hsp20/alpha crystallin family protein, translating into MSRRIFVPTLHSIFSNANRCNSTGSCGHYNGYNAYNDYHNRVSNYRIEEDDKNYTIEMDMPGVKKEDLEIGIKENILSISAKRKKTFKSENGESKEEVVSSYEQSFNISTKGIDVENIAANLNNGVLMVTLPKKEELKYEKKIEIKGE; encoded by the coding sequence ATGTCAAGAAGAATATTTGTACCAACTTTACATTCAATTTTTTCAAATGCTAATAGATGTAATTCAACAGGAAGCTGCGGTCATTATAATGGCTACAATGCTTATAATGATTATCATAATAGAGTATCAAATTACAGAATAGAGGAAGATGATAAAAATTACACTATAGAAATGGATATGCCGGGTGTAAAAAAAGAGGATTTAGAAATAGGAATAAAAGAGAATATACTTTCCATATCTGCTAAAAGGAAAAAAACTTTCAAATCAGAAAATGGAGAGTCAAAAGAGGAAGTTGTTTCAAGCTATGAGCAAAGCTTTAATATCAGCACAAAAGGAATTGATGTTGAAAATATAGCTGCCAATTTGAATAACGGCGTACTTATGGTAACACTTCCAAAGAAAGAAGAGCTTAAATACGAGAAAAAAATAGAAATAAAAGGAGAATAA
- a CDS encoding D-2-hydroxyacid dehydrogenase — protein MNKPKIVVLDGFILNPGDISWGEIESISDLTVYDRTDYNKVYEAAKDAWGILNSKVVIDRKLMQSLPNLKYIGMLATGYNVVDIEAAKELGITVTNVRGYGPQSVAQLVMAFVLSLSFRIVEHNNQVHNGDWIKCKDYSFSSYPLMEIENKTMGIFGFGDIGKEVAKMSEAMGMKVLVYSRSKKENVENASSIDELFERSDFLSLNAPLNKETENIVNIDLLSKMKKTAFLINTSRGGVIVEKDLAYALNNDIIAGAALDVLSKEPPTEDNPLLTAKNCYITPHFAGNTLEARTRLMHKVYENIKAFLEGNPINVLTK, from the coding sequence ATGAATAAACCAAAAATAGTAGTGCTTGACGGATTTATATTGAACCCGGGTGATATATCTTGGGGAGAAATAGAAAGCATATCGGATTTAACTGTTTATGATAGAACCGATTATAATAAAGTGTATGAAGCAGCTAAAGATGCTTGGGGAATATTAAACAGTAAAGTTGTTATAGATAGAAAATTAATGCAGTCGCTTCCAAATTTAAAATATATAGGAATGCTTGCTACAGGATATAATGTTGTGGATATTGAAGCTGCCAAAGAATTAGGAATTACTGTTACTAATGTAAGAGGATACGGCCCTCAGTCTGTGGCTCAGCTTGTAATGGCTTTTGTATTATCTCTTTCTTTTAGGATAGTTGAACATAATAATCAGGTTCATAATGGCGATTGGATAAAATGCAAAGATTATTCTTTTAGTTCTTATCCTTTAATGGAGATAGAAAATAAAACTATGGGTATATTTGGATTTGGAGATATAGGAAAAGAAGTTGCAAAAATGTCTGAGGCAATGGGAATGAAAGTTTTAGTTTATTCAAGAAGTAAAAAAGAAAATGTTGAAAATGCTTCTAGTATAGATGAACTTTTTGAGAGATCCGATTTTTTATCTCTTAATGCTCCTTTAAATAAAGAAACAGAAAATATTGTTAATATAGATTTGCTTTCAAAGATGAAGAAAACAGCATTTTTAATTAATACTTCAAGGGGCGGAGTGATAGTTGAAAAAGATTTGGCTTATGCTTTGAATAATGATATTATAGCAGGTGCCGCTTTAGATGTGCTTTCAAAAGAGCCTCCTACAGAAGATAATCCTTTGCTTACTGCTAAGAATTGTTATATAACTCCGCATTTTGCAGGCAATACCTTAGAGGCTAGAACTAGACTTATGCATAAAGTTTATGAGAATATAAAAGCATTTTTGGAAGGAAACCCTATAAATGTTTTAACTAAATAA
- a CDS encoding aminotransferase class I/II-fold pyridoxal phosphate-dependent enzyme has protein sequence MNKEIFLDKNENPYKPSKNIIKELEKFDIDSLIFFPEYSPQQLDEEMSKYLNVENNNIISVNGMYEAFACIINSYDKYKIFIQEPYRDLYTKIFLYYKMHYDVIEAGEDYNICLKKHIKNKNSIIIASNPNAETGMFINIKEIEEFLKHYEGIYVIDESYINFAGESAIKLINEYKNLIIIRSIAHSHSLSGLNINFIISNSENIENMSKLRQKYGINKISETITLAALRDEKTSYNNIFDIVLERERLDTLLSKEGFIVVPSRANFLLIKHVNKTSDYIYEELIKRNIFVKKYDKENILANFLRVTVSTHKINNMFLNELKDIIYT, from the coding sequence ATGAACAAAGAAATTTTTTTAGACAAAAATGAAAATCCATACAAGCCGTCCAAAAATATTATTAAAGAGCTTGAAAAATTTGATATTGATTCTCTAATATTCTTTCCTGAGTATAGCCCTCAGCAATTAGATGAAGAAATGTCTAAATATCTTAATGTAGAAAATAATAATATAATTTCTGTTAATGGTATGTATGAAGCTTTTGCTTGCATTATCAACTCTTATGATAAATACAAAATATTTATTCAAGAGCCTTACAGAGATTTATATACTAAAATTTTTCTCTATTATAAAATGCATTATGATGTGATTGAAGCTGGAGAAGATTATAATATTTGTCTAAAAAAACATATAAAAAATAAAAATTCTATAATAATAGCAAGCAATCCTAATGCTGAAACAGGAATGTTCATCAATATAAAAGAAATAGAAGAGTTTCTAAAACATTATGAAGGAATATATGTCATAGATGAATCATATATAAACTTTGCAGGAGAAAGTGCTATAAAATTAATCAATGAATATAAAAATTTAATTATAATAAGATCCATTGCACATTCTCATTCTTTATCAGGACTTAATATTAACTTTATAATCTCCAATTCAGAAAATATAGAAAACATGTCAAAATTAAGACAGAAATATGGAATAAATAAAATATCCGAAACTATAACGCTTGCCGCTTTGAGAGATGAAAAAACTTCGTATAATAATATATTCGATATAGTTTTAGAGAGAGAAAGATTGGATACACTCTTAAGCAAAGAAGGTTTTATAGTAGTGCCTTCAAGAGCGAATTTCCTTTTAATAAAACATGTAAATAAAACATCTGATTATATATACGAAGAACTTATAAAAAGAAATATATTCGTAAAAAAATATGATAAAGAAAACATACTAGCTAACTTTCTAAGGGTTACAGTATCAACTCATAAAATAAATAACATGTTTTTGAATGAGTTAAAAGACATAATATATACCTAA
- the xerD gene encoding site-specific tyrosine recombinase XerD has product MSVKQVSDQEILSMYLNYEAVEKGLSSNTLESYKRDIVIYLDFLSRNKKSILKATRKDIEKFLSERKEQGSKSRTVARNKVSIVNLYKFLVMENYISKNPTDNLEVIRLKRVLPESLTDTEVDDLLAVHNEKTDKGLRDKAIFELMYSSGLRVSEICSLKIDDIFFEGKYLKICGKGKRERIVPINDRALDILQRYIQTSRVIMVKGKKTSELFLNFRGDKISRVGIWKIVKEAMKKSKIEKNIYPHTLRHSFATHLIQHGADLRAVQRMLGHSDITTTEIYTHVDSAHLKKQIAKHPKHSKHARQNTNI; this is encoded by the coding sequence ATGTCAGTTAAACAGGTTTCCGATCAAGAAATATTATCAATGTATTTAAATTATGAAGCAGTAGAGAAGGGCTTATCTTCAAATACTTTAGAATCATATAAAAGAGATATTGTGATATATCTTGATTTTTTAAGCAGAAATAAAAAATCTATTTTAAAAGCTACAAGAAAAGATATTGAAAAATTTTTAAGCGAAAGAAAGGAGCAAGGTTCAAAATCAAGAACTGTGGCTAGAAACAAAGTAAGTATAGTTAATCTTTATAAGTTTTTAGTAATGGAGAATTATATTTCTAAAAATCCTACAGATAATTTAGAAGTTATAAGATTAAAAAGAGTATTGCCTGAATCTCTTACAGATACAGAGGTAGATGATTTGCTTGCAGTTCATAATGAAAAAACAGATAAGGGATTAAGAGATAAAGCTATATTTGAACTTATGTATTCTTCAGGACTTAGAGTTAGTGAAATTTGTTCTTTAAAAATTGATGATATATTTTTTGAAGGTAAGTATTTAAAGATATGCGGTAAGGGTAAGAGAGAGAGAATAGTACCTATAAATGACAGAGCTTTAGATATTCTGCAAAGATATATTCAGACAAGCAGAGTTATAATGGTGAAGGGTAAAAAGACTTCCGAATTATTTTTAAACTTCAGAGGCGATAAGATTTCAAGAGTAGGTATTTGGAAAATAGTTAAAGAAGCTATGAAGAAAAGTAAAATAGAAAAAAATATTTATCCTCATACTTTAAGGCATAGTTTTGCAACACATCTTATACAGCATGGTGCAGATTTAAGAGCAGTGCAAAGAATGCTCGGACATTCTGATATTACTACAACAGAGATTTATACTCATGTTGATTCTGCTCATCTTAAAAAACAAATAGCAAAACATCCTAAACATTCTAAACATGCTAGACAAAATACTAATATATAA
- a CDS encoding heavy-metal-associated domain-containing protein has translation MESIIIVSIIIIIAIITVINYIKKIKSGNCCSSGTSSQIIEKVKVKDKNKNNYPYKQIIKIGGMNCTHCAKIIENNFNKIEDVYTKVSFDNEEAVILSKKQLDNKIFENVIKESGYRYYIKD, from the coding sequence ATGGAAAGCATAATAATAGTATCAATTATAATTATAATAGCTATAATCACTGTAATAAACTATATAAAAAAGATTAAATCAGGAAACTGCTGTTCATCAGGCACATCATCACAAATTATAGAAAAAGTTAAAGTAAAGGATAAAAACAAAAATAATTATCCATATAAACAAATAATAAAAATTGGAGGAATGAATTGTACACATTGTGCAAAAATAATAGAAAATAATTTTAATAAAATTGAAGATGTATATACAAAAGTAAGCTTTGATAATGAGGAAGCTGTAATATTATCTAAAAAGCAACTGGATAATAAAATATTTGAAAATGTTATAAAAGAATCAGGATATAGATATTATATAAAAGATTAA
- a CDS encoding HD-GYP domain-containing protein, with protein sequence MNDLIEKYEILTVKELKSIKDQLVAHNIPLFRLDKEKKLIAFPTEQLGLIIDNEKYSNLKIYIPKNFSMFIEEFRSITQTNNSDNTSEESTPYVFRTPKESEKEMGKRISEISKMTYKEKVNTIKSYDEKLKEITVDKETGINKNTAQQIVNVGNDVGLIAKVTMFESIQKIKGEEITQEQAKEENQEITETTTNLVTTIVDMLASNTETQKVFDELRNYSDGGVMSHSNRVFISYVNFMVFYNNLINRRHLVHKIRTSYTNKYKKFYEQVEAIFNKDGVHKNLATVEDCIDKGIKIIEEREMNLYSVGALLHDIGKVKDLDYFEGANGRDYERIKKHLFNSYALVSQTSEYPLEVILTVALHHEYYGLGYGPYEHLHALKLKKYPNFQIQRIMTYDAKAIDECEAFAYFPAKMLEIIDVYDALIDPARKYRGGKTFTPEEALNIMREDFIEKHVKLDPILYDVFVEFLSNSIEQDLMSCKLI encoded by the coding sequence ATGAATGATTTAATAGAAAAATATGAAATTTTAACTGTAAAAGAACTGAAATCAATAAAAGATCAGTTAGTTGCTCATAACATACCATTGTTTAGACTGGATAAAGAAAAAAAACTTATAGCATTTCCTACTGAACAATTAGGTTTAATAATCGATAATGAAAAATATAGCAACCTAAAAATATATATACCTAAAAACTTTTCTATGTTTATAGAAGAATTTAGATCAATTACTCAAACAAATAATTCTGATAATACTTCTGAAGAATCTACTCCTTATGTATTTAGAACACCTAAAGAGTCAGAAAAAGAGATGGGTAAAAGAATATCTGAAATCTCTAAAATGACATATAAGGAAAAAGTTAATACAATAAAAAGTTATGATGAAAAATTAAAAGAAATTACTGTAGATAAAGAAACAGGAATCAATAAAAATACAGCTCAGCAAATAGTAAATGTAGGAAATGATGTAGGACTTATAGCTAAAGTTACTATGTTTGAAAGTATTCAAAAGATCAAAGGAGAAGAAATCACTCAGGAACAGGCTAAAGAAGAAAATCAGGAAATAACAGAAACTACAACTAATTTGGTTACTACTATAGTTGATATGCTCGCTTCAAATACTGAAACTCAAAAAGTATTCGATGAACTTAGAAATTATTCTGATGGCGGTGTAATGTCGCATTCAAATAGAGTATTTATATCTTATGTGAATTTCATGGTATTTTATAATAATTTAATAAACAGAAGACATTTAGTACATAAGATAAGAACATCGTATACAAATAAATATAAAAAATTCTATGAACAAGTTGAAGCTATATTTAATAAAGACGGTGTGCATAAAAATTTAGCAACTGTTGAAGATTGTATTGACAAAGGTATTAAAATAATAGAAGAAAGAGAAATGAATCTTTATTCTGTAGGTGCTTTACTTCATGATATAGGAAAAGTTAAGGATTTGGACTATTTTGAAGGAGCAAACGGAAGAGATTATGAAAGAATAAAAAAACACTTATTTAACAGCTATGCTTTAGTAAGTCAAACTTCTGAATATCCGCTTGAAGTTATACTTACAGTGGCTTTACACCATGAATATTACGGATTGGGATACGGACCTTATGAACATTTACATGCTTTAAAATTAAAAAAATATCCTAATTTCCAAATACAAAGAATTATGACTTATGATGCTAAAGCTATAGATGAATGCGAGGCTTTTGCTTATTTCCCTGCTAAAATGCTTGAAATTATAGATGTATATGATGCTTTAATAGACCCAGCAAGAAAGTATAGAGGCGGAAAGACTTTCACTCCTGAAGAAGCTCTTAATATTATGAGAGAAGATTTCATTGAAAAACATGTAAAATTAGATCCTATATTATATGATGTATTCGTAGAATTCTTAAGCAACTCTATAGAGCAAGACTTAATGTCATGCAAATTAATATAA
- a CDS encoding YkgJ family cysteine cluster protein, with product MKKPNKSNKNSILTFSCTGCGICCKEKGYVFFNDDDIKRASKFLEISPLVFINKYLEYEEGYGYYIKVTDDMPCTFLDENNRCTINSSKPNQCSTFPYWKEYMDKNGNLISGKFKRACPGVKIKK from the coding sequence ATGAAAAAACCTAATAAATCAAATAAAAATTCCATATTGACATTTTCATGCACCGGATGCGGTATATGCTGCAAAGAAAAAGGATATGTATTTTTTAATGATGATGATATAAAAAGAGCTTCTAAATTCTTAGAAATATCTCCTCTAGTTTTTATTAATAAATATTTAGAATATGAAGAAGGTTATGGTTATTATATAAAAGTAACAGATGATATGCCTTGTACATTTCTTGATGAAAATAACAGATGCACTATTAATAGTTCAAAACCTAATCAATGCTCTACTTTCCCTTATTGGAAAGAATATATGGATAAAAATGGAAATTTAATATCCGGTAAATTTAAAAGAGCTTGTCCAGGCGTCAAAATAAAAAAATAA